One part of the Methylobacterium terrae genome encodes these proteins:
- a CDS encoding LuxR family transcriptional regulator translates to MAVIGQVTLDLVQAVKAARSAAEITAVLTRAGGIFGYERFAIAGVPQSAGENLPDRLLLMHWPEEWAARYVERGYVQHDPVMAHVRRTTTPFLWSEVRVDRDATLPRRIMGEAPAFGLGDGFCVPIHDIDGTESAASFGAPRIDLSDEARAGLHLLAIYAHLASRGLGPAVPARPSRPLGGPRCTKREIECIRWAAAGKTGWETSEILSLSQRTVEDYLSNAARKLGAVNRVQLVAQAMREGLID, encoded by the coding sequence ATGGCGGTGATCGGTCAGGTCACCCTGGACCTGGTCCAGGCGGTGAAGGCGGCGCGCAGCGCGGCCGAGATCACGGCGGTGCTGACCCGTGCCGGCGGGATCTTCGGCTACGAGCGCTTCGCCATCGCCGGCGTGCCCCAGAGCGCCGGCGAGAACCTGCCCGACCGGCTGCTGCTGATGCACTGGCCCGAGGAATGGGCCGCCCGCTACGTCGAGCGGGGGTACGTCCAGCACGATCCGGTGATGGCCCATGTGCGCCGCACCACGACGCCGTTCCTGTGGTCGGAGGTGCGGGTCGACCGCGACGCGACCCTGCCCCGGCGGATCATGGGCGAGGCGCCGGCCTTCGGCCTCGGCGACGGCTTCTGCGTCCCGATCCACGACATCGACGGCACCGAGAGCGCCGCCTCGTTCGGCGCCCCGCGGATCGATTTGTCGGACGAGGCCCGGGCCGGGCTGCACCTCCTGGCGATCTACGCCCACCTCGCCTCGCGCGGCCTCGGCCCCGCCGTGCCAGCCCGGCCCTCCCGCCCGCTCGGCGGCCCGCGCTGCACGAAGCGCGAGATCGAGTGCATCCGCTGGGCCGCCGCCGGCAAGACCGGGTGGGAGACCTCCGAGATCCTGTCCCTGTCGCAGCGCACGGTCGAGGATTACCTGAGCAACGCCGCCCGCAAGCTCGGCGCCGTCAACCGGGTCCAGCTCGTCGCCCAGGCGATGCGCGAGGGGCTGATCGATTAG
- a CDS encoding collagen-like protein, which translates to MVRGGTGRSAVLAACLATGSMAPWPARAEIQVLGARITAGELWVLGTADAPDAEISLDGRFTARADARGKFEFRLIYHPATCIVTLRAGREERGAVVGECGQQGPAGPEGRADLRTLTGPPGPPGPAGEAGPRGEAGPRGEAGPRGEAGPRGEAGPRGEAGPKGEAGPKGEAGLKGEAGPRGEAGPEGGTGPRGETGRSGEAGPKGEAGPMGPAGLRGEAGLRGDTGPAGPQGDAGEAGPQGEAGPKGEAGPPGAPGLAGAPGKPGPRGPAGPPGPRGPAGPAGAAARAPAAPRPQAPATARPVPAAPAEGDVY; encoded by the coding sequence ATGGTGCGCGGCGGGACCGGACGCTCCGCGGTGCTGGCGGCCTGCCTGGCAACCGGCTCCATGGCTCCCTGGCCGGCCCGGGCCGAGATCCAGGTGCTGGGCGCCCGGATCACCGCCGGCGAGCTCTGGGTGCTGGGCACCGCCGACGCGCCCGACGCCGAGATCAGCCTCGACGGCCGCTTCACGGCGCGGGCCGACGCCCGCGGCAAGTTCGAGTTCCGCCTGATCTACCACCCGGCGACCTGCATCGTGACCCTGCGCGCCGGGCGCGAGGAGCGCGGCGCGGTGGTGGGCGAGTGCGGCCAGCAGGGCCCGGCCGGGCCCGAGGGCCGGGCCGACCTCAGGACCCTGACCGGGCCGCCCGGCCCCCCGGGCCCGGCAGGCGAGGCGGGACCAAGGGGCGAGGCCGGGCCCAGAGGAGAAGCGGGTCCCAGGGGCGAGGCGGGTCCCAGGGGCGAGGCGGGTCCCAGGGGCGAGGCGGGTCCCAAGGGCGAGGCGGGTCCCAAGGGCGAGGCGGGTCTCAAGGGCGAGGCGGGTCCCAGGGGCGAGGCGGGACCGGAGGGTGGGACGGGTCCTCGGGGCGAAACCGGTCGAAGCGGCGAAGCGGGGCCGAAGGGCGAGGCCGGGCCCATGGGGCCCGCCGGCCTCCGCGGCGAGGCGGGCTTGCGGGGTGACACCGGCCCGGCCGGCCCGCAGGGTGACGCGGGCGAGGCCGGCCCGCAGGGCGAGGCCGGGCCGAAGGGCGAGGCCGGCCCGCCCGGTGCGCCGGGCCTCGCGGGCGCACCCGGCAAGCCCGGCCCGCGCGGGCCTGCGGGCCCGCCCGGTCCCCGGGGACCGGCGGGCCCGGCGGGGGCGGCCGCCCGCGCGCCGGCCGCCCCGCGGCCGCAGGCGCCGGCGACCGCCAGGCCGGTCCCGGCGGCACCCGCGGAGGGGGACGTGTACTGA
- the pfkB gene encoding 1-phosphofructokinase — MTRVLTLTLNPAIDRTVTLDRLEPGAVHRARAVRDDAGGKGVNVASCLADWGVPVTATGVLGAGNAAAFEALFSAKGIDDRCVWVPGETRTNLKLVDPAGTTDVNLPGLTLDPATLRAIRAVLAEAAGPDTLVVLAGSLPAGVEAGLYAELTAELKERGARVLLDASGPPLAAALAARVLPDAVKPNRHELEEWAGRPLPALADVVAAARELVRRGIPLVAVSLGAEGAVFVRGRGTRDEALHALAPATDVASTVGAGDALVAGLVAGLCADRSLADTARLALAFAAGKLTRAGAHLPGRGAVEAIAEGIEVRVLPA; from the coding sequence GTGACCCGCGTCCTCACCCTCACCCTCAACCCGGCGATCGACCGGACCGTCACCCTCGACCGGCTGGAGCCGGGCGCGGTCCACCGCGCCCGCGCGGTGCGGGACGATGCCGGCGGCAAGGGCGTCAACGTCGCGAGCTGCCTCGCCGATTGGGGCGTGCCGGTCACCGCCACCGGGGTGCTCGGCGCCGGCAACGCCGCCGCCTTCGAGGCCCTGTTCTCCGCCAAGGGCATCGACGACCGCTGCGTCTGGGTGCCGGGCGAGACCCGCACCAACCTGAAGCTCGTCGATCCGGCCGGCACCACCGACGTCAACCTGCCGGGCCTCACCCTCGACCCTGCGACCCTGCGGGCGATCCGCGCGGTGCTGGCCGAGGCCGCGGGCCCCGACACCCTCGTGGTGCTCGCCGGCAGCCTGCCGGCGGGCGTGGAGGCCGGCCTCTACGCGGAGCTGACGGCCGAACTGAAGGAGCGGGGCGCCCGGGTGCTGCTCGACGCCTCCGGTCCGCCGCTCGCCGCGGCGCTCGCCGCCAGGGTCCTGCCCGACGCGGTCAAGCCGAACCGGCACGAGCTCGAGGAATGGGCCGGCCGGCCCCTCCCCGCCCTCGCCGACGTCGTCGCGGCGGCGCGGGAACTCGTGCGGCGCGGCATCCCGCTCGTCGCGGTCTCCCTCGGGGCGGAGGGCGCGGTGTTCGTGCGCGGTCGAGGGACCCGGGACGAAGCCCTGCACGCGCTGGCGCCCGCGACCGACGTGGCGAGCACCGTCGGTGCCGGCGACGCCCTGGTGGCCGGCTTGGTGGCGGGCCTCTGCGCCGATCGGAGCCTCGCCGACACCGCCCGCCTGGCACTGGCCTTCGCGGCCGGCAAGCTGACCCGGGCCGGGGCCCACCTGCCCGGGCGCGGGGCGGTCGAGGCGATCGCCGAAGGCATCGAGGTCCGCGTTCTCCCTGCGTAA
- a CDS encoding citrate synthase family protein — translation MTAYLTATEAAARLGVSRQTLYAYVSRGLIEAHPTDDPRVRRYPAEAVARLAEARHRGRRPREVARAALDWGLPVLETAVTLIRDGRLYYRGADAVALAETATLEEAAARLWDLPSGDLPFGDLPPGAAFGPGAPPGGASGGDLLGAFAAATRDEPTASWQQDPARLAAGSGALVRVLGACITGGPPEAVPLHRHCAVSWGLGPAGAEALRRALVLCADHELNASGFTARCVASAGASLRAAVVAGLAALSGSRHGGMTDRVEALWDALDPADPGPSLRRQLAGREGLPGFGHPLYPAGDPRAAALLAPLLAEDPGLRAVVAAAEELTGARPALDLALVALRRHLGLPRGAAFGLFALGRSVGWIAQALEQRRTGGLIRPRAVYVGPEP, via the coding sequence GTGACCGCCTACCTCACCGCCACCGAGGCGGCCGCCCGCCTCGGGGTCAGCCGCCAGACCCTCTACGCCTATGTCAGCCGCGGGCTGATCGAGGCGCACCCGACCGACGACCCGCGGGTGCGCCGCTACCCGGCCGAGGCGGTCGCGCGCCTCGCCGAGGCGCGGCACCGCGGGCGCCGGCCGCGGGAGGTCGCCCGCGCCGCCCTCGACTGGGGCCTGCCGGTGCTCGAGACCGCCGTCACGCTGATCCGCGACGGCCGGCTGTACTACCGCGGCGCCGACGCCGTGGCGCTCGCCGAGACCGCGACCCTGGAGGAGGCGGCGGCGCGGCTCTGGGACTTGCCGTCAGGGGATCTGCCGTTCGGGGATCTGCCGCCCGGTGCCGCCTTCGGGCCGGGGGCGCCCCCGGGCGGGGCGAGCGGCGGCGACCTCCTCGGCGCCTTCGCGGCCGCGACGCGCGACGAGCCGACGGCGTCCTGGCAGCAGGATCCGGCCCGGCTCGCGGCGGGGAGCGGCGCCCTGGTGCGGGTGCTCGGCGCCTGCATCACCGGCGGACCGCCCGAGGCCGTACCGCTCCACCGGCACTGCGCCGTGTCCTGGGGCCTCGGCCCGGCCGGCGCCGAGGCCTTGCGCCGGGCGCTCGTGCTCTGCGCCGACCACGAGTTGAACGCGTCGGGCTTCACCGCGCGCTGCGTCGCCTCGGCGGGGGCGAGCCTGCGAGCGGCGGTCGTCGCCGGGCTCGCGGCGCTGAGCGGCAGCCGGCACGGCGGCATGACCGACCGGGTCGAGGCGCTGTGGGACGCCCTCGACCCGGCGGATCCGGGCCCGTCCCTGCGCCGCCAGCTCGCCGGGCGCGAGGGCCTGCCGGGTTTCGGCCACCCGCTCTACCCCGCCGGCGACCCGCGGGCCGCCGCCCTGCTGGCGCCGCTCCTCGCGGAGGATCCCGGCCTGCGGGCGGTGGTGGCCGCGGCCGAGGAGCTGACCGGGGCCCGGCCGGCCCTCGACCTCGCCCTCGTGGCGTTGCGCCGGCACCTCGGGCTGCCGCGCGGCGCGGCGTTCGGGCTGTTCGCCCTCGGCCGCTCGGTCGGCTGGATCGCGCAGGCCCTGGAGCAGCGGCGGACCGGCGGGCTGATCCGGCCGCGGGCGGTCTATGTCGGGCCGGAGCCGTGA
- the ptsP gene encoding phosphoenolpyruvate--protein phosphotransferase — protein MLAPTPPLTPRVLIRTAAAPATKEAAIREAAQLLVAAGCIDPAYEASMLRREEVANTYLGHGVVIPHGMVDDRALVRESGLAVLQVPAGVAWHDGQDAHLVVAIAAQSDTHITVLRRLTRLIQDEARLARLRTTQDAGEIAAALSEDAAASGSAGPAADLARSFSWTVDYPTGLHARPASAWVEAARASPARIQVRHGAEVADAKNLIALLQLGLRAGDEAVISAEGEDAPAALARLKATVTGLSAGEKAAAARAAEAAVKAAAPVAGWNPADPCRVIPGIGASPGLAIGPIHVLGPTEVAVPDEPEPLTSGGDRLHAALESTAAQLKALVDDTGRRLGQADAGIFKAQADLISDTDLITLACQLMVEGHGVAFAWNRAVERMAGQLSALGNPVLAARAADLRDVGRRVLAQIDPALRAGHSLPETPCILLAPDLAPSDTAGLDPARVLGLATAQGGPTSHTAILARTLGIPSVVAAGAGLLGLAAGRTAILDGTTGRLYVDPSERDLDAAAAWRETLRATQAEEARERGLPARTRDGHQLAIGANVNTPDQVPFALSQGAEGVGLMRTEFLFLERGDTPDEDDQYATYRAMLEALAGRPLIVRALDIGGDKQVPHLALPKEENPFLGVRGARLLLRRPDLMEPQLRALYRAARDGVPADAPRGKDAPLSIMFPMITSVPEVLALRGTCERIRAEIGAPHVPLGIMIEVPAAAIQADALGPHCDFFSIGTNDLTQYALAIDRQNTDLAPEADSLHPAVLRLVRMTCEGAARHGRFVGVCGGIAGDPFGAGLLAGLGVHELSMTPRDLPAVKARLRAASLADLKALAEEACAQPDAASVRALDREARA, from the coding sequence ATGCTCGCGCCGACCCCGCCGCTGACGCCGCGCGTCCTGATCCGCACCGCCGCCGCTCCCGCCACCAAGGAGGCCGCCATCCGCGAGGCGGCCCAGCTCCTCGTCGCCGCCGGCTGCATCGACCCGGCCTACGAGGCCAGCATGCTGCGCCGGGAGGAGGTCGCGAACACCTATCTGGGCCACGGCGTCGTGATCCCGCACGGCATGGTCGACGACCGGGCGCTCGTGCGCGAGAGCGGGCTCGCCGTGCTGCAGGTTCCCGCCGGCGTCGCCTGGCACGACGGGCAGGACGCCCACCTGGTGGTGGCGATCGCCGCGCAATCCGACACCCACATCACGGTCCTGCGCCGCCTCACCCGGCTGATCCAGGACGAGGCCAGGCTGGCGCGCCTGCGCACCACGCAGGATGCCGGCGAGATCGCCGCGGCGCTCTCCGAGGATGCCGCCGCCTCCGGCAGCGCCGGCCCGGCCGCCGACCTCGCCCGGAGCTTTTCCTGGACCGTCGACTACCCCACCGGCCTCCACGCCCGCCCGGCCTCGGCCTGGGTCGAGGCCGCCCGCGCCAGCCCCGCCCGGATCCAGGTCCGCCACGGCGCCGAGGTGGCCGACGCCAAGAACCTCATCGCCCTGCTCCAGCTCGGCCTGCGCGCCGGCGACGAGGCGGTGATCTCGGCCGAGGGCGAGGACGCCCCGGCGGCGCTCGCCCGGCTCAAGGCCACGGTGACGGGCCTCTCCGCCGGCGAGAAGGCCGCGGCGGCTCGCGCCGCGGAGGCCGCCGTCAAGGCCGCCGCCCCGGTGGCGGGCTGGAACCCGGCCGATCCCTGCCGGGTGATCCCCGGCATCGGCGCGAGCCCGGGCCTCGCCATCGGGCCGATCCACGTGCTCGGGCCCACCGAGGTCGCGGTGCCGGACGAGCCCGAGCCGCTGACGAGCGGCGGCGACCGGCTGCACGCGGCGCTCGAGAGCACCGCGGCGCAGCTCAAGGCGCTCGTCGACGATACCGGCCGGCGCCTCGGCCAGGCCGATGCCGGGATCTTCAAGGCGCAAGCCGACCTCATCAGTGACACCGACCTGATCACGCTGGCCTGCCAGCTGATGGTCGAGGGCCACGGCGTCGCCTTCGCGTGGAACCGGGCGGTGGAGCGGATGGCGGGCCAGCTCTCGGCGCTCGGCAACCCGGTGCTCGCCGCCCGCGCGGCGGATCTGCGCGACGTCGGCCGTCGGGTGCTGGCGCAGATCGACCCCGCGCTCCGGGCCGGCCACTCCCTGCCGGAGACGCCCTGCATCCTGCTGGCTCCCGACCTCGCGCCCTCCGACACCGCCGGGCTCGACCCCGCGCGGGTGCTCGGCCTCGCGACCGCGCAGGGCGGGCCGACCTCCCACACGGCGATCCTCGCCCGGACCCTGGGCATCCCGTCGGTGGTGGCGGCGGGCGCCGGGCTCCTCGGCCTCGCCGCGGGCCGGACGGCGATCCTCGACGGCACGACGGGACGCCTCTACGTCGATCCGAGCGAGCGCGACCTCGACGCCGCCGCCGCGTGGCGCGAGACCCTGAGGGCGACGCAGGCCGAGGAGGCCCGCGAGCGCGGCCTGCCGGCCCGGACCCGCGACGGGCACCAGCTCGCCATCGGCGCCAACGTCAACACGCCGGACCAGGTGCCGTTCGCCCTGTCGCAGGGCGCCGAGGGCGTCGGCCTGATGCGCACCGAGTTCCTGTTCCTGGAGCGCGGCGACACCCCGGACGAGGACGACCAGTACGCCACCTACCGGGCGATGCTGGAGGCGCTGGCCGGCCGGCCCCTGATCGTGCGCGCCCTCGACATCGGCGGCGACAAGCAGGTGCCCCACCTCGCCCTGCCGAAGGAAGAGAACCCCTTCCTCGGCGTGCGCGGCGCCCGGCTGCTCCTGCGCCGGCCCGACCTGATGGAGCCGCAGCTGCGCGCCCTCTACCGCGCCGCGAGGGATGGCGTGCCGGCCGACGCGCCCAGGGGCAAGGACGCGCCGCTCTCGATCATGTTCCCGATGATCACCTCGGTGCCCGAGGTGCTGGCGCTGCGCGGGACGTGCGAGCGGATCCGGGCCGAGATCGGCGCGCCGCATGTGCCCCTCGGCATCATGATCGAGGTGCCGGCCGCGGCGATCCAGGCCGACGCGCTCGGCCCCCATTGCGACTTCTTCTCGATCGGCACCAACGACCTGACGCAGTACGCGCTCGCCATCGACCGCCAGAACACCGACCTCGCGCCGGAGGCCGATTCGCTCCATCCGGCGGTCCTGCGCCTGGTGCGGATGACCTGCGAGGGCGCCGCCCGGCACGGGCGCTTCGTCGGGGTCTGCGGCGGCATCGCCGGCGATCCGTTCGGGGCGGGGCTGCTCGCGGGCCTCGGCGTGCACGAGCTCTCGATGACGCCCCGCGACCTGCCGGCCGTGAAGGCGCGCCTGCGTGCCGCGTCCCTCGCCGACCTCAAGGCTCTGGCCGAGGAGGCGTGCGCCCAACCCGACGCCGCGTCGGTCCGGGCCCTCGACCGGGAGGCCCGCGCGTGA
- a CDS encoding CoA transferase, producing the protein MTGAADGSAFGALLGGIGQALGLEAPHPVTVTGTGALPSVYPVSDLAAASVAAAGLALAELVEARFGRRPAVTVDRRLAAQWFSRSLAPQGWEPPPLWDPVAGDYRSADGWIRLHTNAPHHRDAALAVLGAVPERAAVAGAVARWRADELEAAVVAQGGCAAAMRAAEAWAVHPQGAALAREPLVSWEVGEAGAEGLGADGLDADRLGAARPERPLAGLRVLDLTRVLAGPVATRVLAGYGATVLRLDPPGWDEPGVVPEMTLGKACARLDLRNPEGRARFEALLAGADVLVHGYRAEALAGLGFDAAARARLRPGLIDVALDAYGWTGPWRGRRGFDSLVQMSCGIAEAGMRRARADRPVPLPVQALDHATGYLMAAAVLRGLTRRLATGRGAGARAALARTAHLLAAAPPAAPEDPPAPPTRADYAEAPEPTAWGPALRLRPPLTLDGVPMRWDRPAGPLGAADPVW; encoded by the coding sequence ATGACGGGTGCGGCGGACGGTTCGGCCTTCGGAGCCCTCCTCGGGGGGATCGGGCAGGCCCTCGGGCTCGAGGCGCCGCATCCGGTGACGGTGACCGGCACGGGCGCCCTCCCCTCTGTCTACCCGGTCAGCGACCTCGCGGCGGCCTCGGTCGCCGCCGCGGGGCTGGCGCTGGCGGAGCTGGTCGAGGCCCGGTTCGGCCGGCGCCCGGCCGTGACGGTCGACCGGCGGCTCGCCGCGCAGTGGTTCTCCCGCAGCCTCGCGCCCCAGGGTTGGGAGCCGCCGCCGCTCTGGGATCCGGTCGCCGGCGACTACCGGTCGGCCGACGGCTGGATCCGGCTCCACACCAACGCACCCCATCACCGCGACGCAGCGCTGGCCGTGCTCGGCGCGGTGCCGGAGCGGGCGGCGGTGGCGGGCGCGGTCGCGCGCTGGCGGGCGGACGAACTCGAGGCGGCCGTGGTGGCGCAGGGGGGCTGCGCCGCCGCGATGCGCGCGGCGGAAGCCTGGGCCGTCCACCCCCAGGGCGCGGCCCTGGCGCGCGAGCCGCTGGTGTCGTGGGAGGTCGGCGAGGCAGGCGCCGAGGGCCTTGGCGCCGACGGCCTTGACGCCGACCGCCTTGGCGCGGCGCGGCCGGAGCGCCCGCTCGCGGGGTTGCGCGTCCTCGACCTGACGCGGGTGCTCGCCGGCCCGGTGGCGACGCGGGTGCTTGCCGGCTACGGCGCCACGGTGCTGCGCCTCGATCCGCCGGGCTGGGACGAGCCCGGCGTGGTGCCGGAGATGACGCTGGGCAAGGCCTGCGCCCGCCTCGACCTCAGGAACCCGGAGGGCCGCGCCCGCTTCGAGGCGCTGCTCGCCGGGGCCGACGTGCTGGTCCACGGCTACCGGGCGGAGGCGCTGGCCGGTCTCGGCTTCGATGCGGCGGCCCGCGCCCGCCTGCGGCCGGGCCTGATCGACGTCGCCCTCGACGCCTATGGCTGGACAGGGCCGTGGCGGGGCCGGCGCGGTTTCGACAGCCTGGTGCAGATGAGCTGCGGCATCGCCGAGGCCGGGATGCGGCGCGCGCGCGCCGACAGGCCGGTGCCGCTGCCGGTGCAGGCCCTCGACCACGCCACCGGCTACCTGATGGCGGCGGCGGTCCTGCGGGGGCTGACGCGGCGGCTCGCCACCGGGCGGGGCGCCGGAGCGCGTGCGGCGCTCGCCCGCACCGCCCACCTGCTCGCCGCCGCGCCCCCGGCCGCCCCCGAGGACCCGCCGGCCCCCCCGACCCGCGCCGACTACGCCGAGGCCCCCGAACCGACCGCCTGGGGTCCCGCCCTGCGCCTGCGCCCGCCGCTGACGCTCGACGGCGTCCCGATGCGGTGGGACCGGCCCGCCGGCCCGCTCGGCGCGGCCGATCCGGTGTGGTGA
- a CDS encoding LacI family DNA-binding transcriptional regulator has product MTVGIRDVARAAGVSTATVSRALGKGPVSDALREQVEAAVRATGYRPNLSARRLRSQATQTIGLIVADIRNPFFTAVSRAVEDAAYQAGMRLILCNTGEDPEREALYLRLMQEERVTGVVFAPTRRTAERLRPEDFAFPLVLIDRTGPPGGHDGVVLDNVAAGAALVDHLVERGFSRIAGLFGSTSSTAEERRDGYLAAMRRHGLAPQIRTVPPEAEPAEAEVARWLAEPDRPEALVLSNGLILMGAVRAVRAAGVPWPGGIALAGFDNEPWTELVEPGLTVIEQPVAEIGAQAMGLLFDRLKNPGQPVRKVVLSGRLIARGSTGARVAGR; this is encoded by the coding sequence ATGACCGTCGGCATCCGTGACGTCGCCCGCGCGGCGGGCGTATCCACCGCGACCGTGTCGCGGGCCTTGGGGAAAGGCCCGGTCAGCGACGCCCTGCGCGAGCAGGTCGAGGCGGCCGTGCGGGCGACCGGCTACCGGCCGAACCTCTCGGCCCGCCGCCTGCGCTCGCAGGCGACGCAGACCATCGGGCTCATCGTCGCCGACATCCGCAACCCGTTCTTCACCGCGGTCAGCCGGGCGGTGGAGGATGCGGCCTACCAGGCCGGGATGCGGCTGATCCTGTGCAACACCGGCGAGGACCCGGAGCGCGAGGCCCTGTACCTGCGGCTGATGCAGGAGGAACGGGTCACCGGCGTCGTCTTCGCGCCGACGCGGCGCACCGCCGAGCGCCTGCGGCCGGAGGATTTCGCCTTCCCGCTGGTGCTGATCGACCGGACCGGCCCGCCCGGCGGCCATGACGGCGTGGTGCTCGACAACGTCGCGGCGGGCGCGGCCCTCGTCGACCACCTGGTGGAGCGGGGGTTCTCGCGCATCGCCGGCCTGTTCGGCTCGACGAGCTCGACCGCCGAGGAGCGCCGCGACGGCTACCTCGCGGCGATGCGCCGCCACGGCCTCGCGCCGCAGATCCGCACCGTGCCGCCGGAGGCCGAGCCGGCCGAAGCCGAGGTGGCGCGCTGGCTTGCCGAGCCGGACCGGCCCGAGGCGCTGGTCCTCTCGAACGGCCTGATCCTGATGGGGGCGGTGCGGGCGGTCCGGGCGGCGGGCGTGCCCTGGCCCGGCGGCATCGCGCTCGCGGGCTTCGACAACGAGCCCTGGACCGAACTCGTCGAGCCCGGCCTGACGGTGATCGAGCAGCCGGTGGCCGAGATCGGCGCCCAGGCGATGGGGCTGCTGTTCGACCGGCTGAAGAATCCGGGCCAGCCGGTGCGCAAGGTGGTGCTGAGCGGCCGGCTGATCGCCCGGGGATCGACGGGGGCGCGGGTGGCGGGGCGGTGA
- a CDS encoding PTS fructose transporter subunit IIC: MTHLVAVVGGGDLSTHAVLAAEALRRAAGRRNQRLDLELRGRGATGAPLSDSAIRGADAVLLVGSGDLGEGRFGALRRAKAAIEDVLADVEGVIDRALAGATPGGAPAAGGAPAESAPGKKRIVAITSCPTGIAHTFMAAEGIQAAAQALGHDVRVETQGSVGARDALTPDEIAAADIVLIAADTGVDRGRFSGKRVYATTTKAAIRDGKGLIATALKDAEVQGAGTAEAGPARPAAAAETKAGAYKHLMTGVSFMLPFVVAGGLLIALAFAFGGIDAMSPENKGTLGFALGEIGAKAAFALIVPALAGYIAYSIADRPGIAPGMIGGMLAANLNAGFLGGIVAGFIAGYTVSFLSRAIRLPKNLEGLKPVLILPLIGTLVTGLLMVYVVGVPVAALLAALTGWLKGMQGASALLLGLILGAMMAVDMGGPINKAAYASSAALISSGIYAPMAAVMLAGMTPPLGIALATRLFPGRFTAAEREAGSAAAVLGAAFITEGAIPFAAADPLRVIPALVAGSAAAGALSMTLGVALRVPHGGLFVLPIPNAITPVLGAVVALVVGTAITAVLVGVFKKRAA; encoded by the coding sequence ATGACCCACCTGGTAGCCGTCGTCGGGGGCGGCGATCTCAGCACCCACGCGGTGCTGGCGGCCGAGGCCCTGCGCCGGGCGGCGGGGCGGCGCAACCAGCGCCTCGACCTCGAGCTGCGCGGCCGCGGCGCGACCGGGGCGCCGTTGAGCGACAGCGCGATCCGGGGCGCCGACGCGGTGCTCCTCGTCGGCTCCGGCGATCTCGGCGAGGGCCGCTTCGGCGCGTTGCGCCGGGCGAAGGCGGCGATCGAGGACGTTCTCGCCGACGTCGAGGGCGTGATCGACCGCGCGCTCGCCGGCGCGACCCCGGGCGGCGCACCCGCGGCGGGCGGCGCACCCGCGGAGAGCGCTCCCGGCAAGAAACGCATCGTCGCCATCACCTCCTGCCCGACCGGCATCGCCCACACCTTCATGGCGGCCGAAGGCATCCAGGCCGCCGCGCAGGCGCTCGGCCACGACGTGCGGGTCGAGACGCAAGGCTCGGTCGGCGCCCGCGACGCGCTGACGCCGGACGAGATCGCGGCGGCCGACATCGTGCTGATCGCCGCCGATACCGGGGTCGATCGCGGGCGCTTCTCGGGCAAGCGGGTCTACGCCACCACCACCAAGGCGGCGATCCGCGACGGCAAGGGCCTGATCGCCACCGCCCTCAAGGACGCCGAGGTGCAGGGCGCCGGCACGGCGGAGGCCGGCCCGGCCCGCCCGGCCGCCGCCGCCGAGACGAAGGCTGGCGCCTACAAGCACCTGATGACCGGCGTGTCGTTCATGCTGCCCTTCGTGGTGGCGGGCGGCCTCCTGATCGCGCTCGCCTTCGCGTTCGGCGGCATCGACGCGATGTCGCCCGAGAACAAGGGCACCCTCGGCTTCGCGCTCGGCGAGATCGGCGCCAAGGCGGCCTTCGCGCTGATCGTGCCGGCGCTCGCCGGCTACATCGCCTATTCCATCGCCGACCGGCCCGGCATCGCGCCCGGCATGATCGGCGGGATGCTGGCGGCGAACCTCAATGCGGGCTTCCTCGGCGGCATCGTGGCGGGCTTCATCGCCGGCTACACCGTCTCGTTCCTCAGCCGCGCGATCCGCCTGCCGAAGAACCTCGAGGGCCTGAAGCCCGTCCTGATCCTGCCGCTCATCGGCACCCTCGTGACCGGCCTCCTGATGGTCTACGTCGTCGGCGTGCCGGTGGCGGCGCTCCTCGCGGCGCTCACCGGCTGGCTCAAGGGGATGCAGGGCGCGAGCGCGCTGCTGCTCGGGCTGATCCTCGGCGCCATGATGGCCGTCGACATGGGCGGGCCGATCAACAAGGCGGCCTACGCCTCCTCGGCGGCGCTGATCTCGTCGGGCATCTACGCGCCGATGGCCGCGGTGATGCTCGCCGGCATGACCCCGCCGCTCGGCATCGCCCTCGCCACCCGCCTCTTCCCCGGCCGCTTCACGGCCGCCGAGCGCGAGGCCGGCAGCGCCGCGGCGGTGCTGGGCGCGGCCTTCATCACCGAGGGCGCGATTCCCTTCGCGGCGGCCGATCCGCTCCGGGTGATCCCGGCCCTCGTCGCCGGCTCGGCGGCGGCGGGCGCGCTCTCGATGACCCTCGGCGTCGCGCTGCGCGTCCCCCATGGCGGCCTGTTCGTGCTGCCGATCCCGAACGCCATCACCCCGGTGCTCGGCGCCGTGGTCGCCCTCGTCGTCGGCACCGCGATCACGGCGGTGCTGGTCGGCGTGTTCAAGAAGCGGGCGGCCTGA